The genomic window tggggggcgggggggagcTGGGTGCCAGGGACTCCCCGGGGACTGGCCCTGCAAGGAGGCAGCAGACgcagggtgggaggggggcACAGGGCTGAGCTCCCTTCAGAGGATTCCCCCGCAGTGCTGTGGCCCCCCCGTACCGGCGTGATCCCCCCGCTGGGCTGTGGGATGCGGGAGCCCCCACCCTGCCTGCACACtagggacacacacacaccagtgGGTGATCCTCGTGTTGCCTCTCCAGGACACCCCATGAAGGGCTGGGGGGGCCGGGATAGACCTGCCCTGGTGCTGCAGTGTCTCCCCCCGGCAGAGGGGGGGTCCCCGCCCCCCGCCATCCCCGCGTTGCTATGGCGATCACTGGCGCAGCCTCTTTGCTATTCCACGCACGGAGCGTCTGGGCTGCAAAACCCCCTCCGAGGCCCTTCGGGGTCGGGGGCGGCAAAAGGggggggtgctgctggggcacCCCCTTACCCGGAAGAGTCGtgtgtcccccctccccactgcccccaCCCCCCCGTGCATCCCCTCCCCCTGCAGTCCCAGTGCGGTGCTGGTGGCCCCGGTTCCCCAGGGACCTCTCGGGGGTGGCTGTCacccctcatcctctcctcGCCCACCCCCCCCCGTGTCCTAGCTGTCCCCCAGCCCGCAATGGGGCCCCCAGAATGAGAAGGGGGGGGCGGCTGTTATATAAACACCACGGGATCGTTTCCCTCGGTGGGGACGATGACGACGTGAGCGGAGGTGGcgggttgggtttggttttggggaggggggggggctcTAAAGctgcctccccccagcccaggcaggaaGGGGCTGTGACCCTCTTCACAAGCACTTCCCACCTGGGGGCCTGggtcccttttttttatttttgggggtgTTTCTCCCAGGCTCTCCCTACTATGACAACGTGCGACCCCTTTGCTACAGCGACTCGGACGCCGTCCTGCTCTGCTTTGACATCAGCCGCCCCGAGACCCTCGACAGCGCCTCCAAAAAGGTGAGGGGCGAGCCAGGGACCCCTTTATGACACCAACGGGGGTGATGTGGGGGTGACTGATGGGAGCTCCTCTGTGtcacccccccacaccctgcagtgGAAGTCCGAAATCCTGGATTATTGCCCCAACACGCGGGTGCTGCTCATCGGCTGCAAGACAGACCTAAGGACCGACCTCAGCACCCTGATGGAGCTCTCCCACCAGAAGCAGGCACCCATCTCCTACGAGCAGGtctgggaggggatgggggggtccCAGCGAGAGggtttaagggttttttttttggggtgccTCACGCTGGGTTGGGTTGCAGGGCTGTGCGGCTGCCcggcagctgggagctgagagCTACCTGGAGTGTTCAGCCTTCACCTCGGAGAAAAGTGTCCACAGCATCTTCCGGACCGTGTCCGGCATCTGCCTCAGCAaatcccccccccagccccctaaAAGTCCCCCCCGCAGCCTCTCCAAGAGACTCCTGCACCTCCCCAGCCGCTCCGAGCTCATCTCTTCCAccttcaagaaggaaaaagcaaaaagctgctCTGTCATGTGAAAGGGGGGGGCATGTGAAACCCTCCCCCCCCtctgcacacacaccccccctcctcaaagcccccagcccccccctcTGAGTCCCCAGATGGGGTTGAGGGGTTGGACAGGGCCCTGGAGCCCCTCTCCCCAAGGAGGAAGGGGTGGCTGCTGCCCCCCCATCACCCTTcttcccctgccagcacccaaaGGGGGGAGGTCTGAGGGGGGGTCCAGGGTGGTGGGTGCTtggcagctgctccccagcccctcaaTTCCAGGGGGGGCTCATCCATGGATTCATCTTGTTCCCCCACCCCATGCTGCCCCATCCCTCATCTGCTGCTTGG from Calypte anna isolate BGI_N300 chromosome 33, bCalAnn1_v1.p, whole genome shotgun sequence includes these protein-coding regions:
- the RND1 gene encoding rho-related GTP-binding protein Rho6; the protein is MRERRPVPAPPARCKLVLVGDVQCGKTAMLQVLAKDCYPETYVPTVFENYTACLASEEQRVELSLWDTSGSPYYDNVRPLCYSDSDAVLLCFDISRPETLDSASKKWKSEILDYCPNTRVLLIGCKTDLRTDLSTLMELSHQKQAPISYEQGCAAARQLGAESYLECSAFTSEKSVHSIFRTVSGICLSKSPPQPPKSPPRSLSKRLLHLPSRSELISSTFKKEKAKSCSVM